The Pseudonocardia sp. HH130630-07 DNA window GGCGTGGTGGGTGCGCGTCGTCTCGGCGGCGGTCACCGTGACCGCCGCCACACCCACGCTAGCCGATCCGCGTGTGCCACGCATCACACCGATGCCGGACAGACGAACGCCCGGGCGTCACGGCGAGGACACCCGGGCGTGCGGTGGTGGTGCGGTCCGGCTCAGTCGCCGCGTCGCGGACGCGGGATGAGCTCGGCCGGCGTGCGCCGCCGCTCGGCGACCTGGTCGGTGGTGAGGTGGAAGTGCCCGCGCCGGGAACGCCGGCACAGGTAGGCGCGCTGCGAGCGGCCACCGAGGGCCTCCAGCTCGCGGGCCGCGCACTCGGCGGCGTCCCGGTCCGGGTAGATGACCTTGCCGTCGCTGCCGGCGGCGCCACCGGGACCGAAGCGCTCGCGCTCCTCCATCTCGCGCCGCCCCGGGCGGCACACCTCCGGCCGGCCGGAGCGCATGAGCCGGGCGTACCGGGCCAGCACCCGGCCGCGGTCGGCATCGGCGACACCGGGGCCCGACGGCAGGGTCTCGACCGAGCGGCGCGCGGCCGGGATCAACCCCGGGTGCACCGCCGGTGCGCTGTCGAACTGCCCGTTCATCTCGCCTCCACGTCGCCGTCACTTGTGGATCGCTGACGCCATCCTGCCTCGTTACCGGCCGCCGTGGAGTAGCACGATCGTGTCATACGCCACTTTCCGGCAACCCGATGCGGTGACGGACCGTCACTCACCCTACGTCCCGACGCCTGTCCCCGGCCGCTCGTCGCGGCTCCCGCCGGCCCGTCACCCCTGCGGGTACGACCGCTGGTTCATCGCTGTACCGCCGTTCGGCTGCACGTACTCTGAGGCACCGGTCCGGCGTGACATGGGTCACGCCTCGGCGGCGAGCGTCGCGCTCCGCAGGCCGGATCCGCGAGCAGCCGGGGGGCGGGACGATGGCGATCCAGGCCGACACGGGGGTGGGCAGCGGCGTCGGCGGACCGCGCTGGGACGACGTGTTCACCCCGTCCGACCTGACGGCCGGCGTGTTCGACGTGCGCTGGGACCTCCGCCCCCGGGTGCGCCGCTGGCTGGCCGGGCAGAACCTGCCGTTCGCCTCGGGCCGCGAGACCCACCGGCCGGCGATCGACGCGTGGGCCCTGCTCGACGGCGGCGTCGTCGCGGTGTCCGCCGTGACGCTGCCCGGCGGAGGACCGGGACCGGGACCGGTGACGCCCCCCGGCGTCCTCTCGCCGCTGCTCGAACCGGGCATGCGGGTGATCGGGTACCGGACGTTGCGGCTGCTCATCGCCCGGCTCGGCCTGCCCGGCCCGACGCAGCCGCTGCCCGGGGAGCACCGGGACGTCCCCGGCCTGATCGACGACCTCTTCGACACCCGCCGTCCCGACGCGACGGCCGTGGAGCAGGCCGAACTGCTCGCCACCTGCACCGACCGGTCGAGCCTGCGCTGGGTGGTCACGGCGCTGCGGCCCTGACCACGGCCGGACCGGGGCCGTTCTCTTTTCCGTGGACAGAAGTACGCATTCGATGTACTCATGTACGCGCCGGTCCGGAGGCGCCGGCGGCCACGACCGTCGACCACGAGGAGCGGCATGCGACCGTCCACCACCACGGGACCACGCGGGCCACGCACCGGCCGGCACCGCACCCGGGGGCGGCGGCTCGCCGCGGCCGCCGTCGTCGCGGCCCTGGCGACCGTGCCGGTGGCCTGCACGAACGCCCCCGGCAGCGCACCGCCGCCCGCCGGGCCCGCGGCGACGGCCTGGGGGCCCGAACTGGACGCCGTCGTCGACGCGGCGGGCCCCGGCGCCTACGCGGTGTTCGACGCCGACAACACGCTCTGGGCCAACGACCTGACCGAGGCCCTGCTCGCCCGGCTCGACCAGCGCCGGGTACTGGCCTTCGACCGGCTCGACCCGGTCCTGCAGCCGATCCCGATCGCCGGCGGGGAGAGCCTCTACGGCTACTACCTGCGCATCTGCGACACCCTCGGCGACGACGCCTGCTACTACTGGATCGCGGCCGCGTTCTCCGGGGTGCCGATCGGCACGCTGCGCGACGAGGCCTCGGCCATGATCGCCGACGGGCGGCCGATCACGGTCACCTACGCCGAGGACGGCGCACTGGTCCGCGACGAGGTCCGCCCACCGGTCGTGCTCGCCGAGCAGCGCGCGCTGCTGGACCGGTTGCGCGAGCGCGGTATCGCGGTCCGGGCGGTGACCGCCGCGAACGAGGAGATCGCCCGCGCGGTGCTGACCGATCCGGAGCACGGCCTCGGGTTCGCCCCCGCCGACGTGTACGGGGTGGAGTTCCTCGTGCGCGACCCGCAGACCGGCGCGGTCCGCAACGTGCACGACGCGATCAGCGACGGCAGCTTCGGCACCCCGGCCTACCCCGCCGAGGTCCACGACCGCAGCGTCATCACCCCGCTGCTCGTGGAGAACCCCTGGTACCAGGGCAAGCAGGCGACGATCGAGCGGCACATCTCGGCCTACCGGACACCGGTACTGGTCGCCGGGGACGCGAGCAGCGACTGGGCGATGCTCTTCGGCGTCGACACCTCGACCCCGACCTCGGGCGTCCGGCTCTGGGTGGACAAGGGATCACCCGGCCCGGACGCCCTGCGCGAGGAGCAGCGCACCCGGGCCGAGGAGCAGCGCGACGCAGGCGTGCCGGTCGACGCCGACCGCGGCTGGCTGGTGCGGACCCAGGAGGAGCTGCGGCCGGGGTGACCCGGCTCAGCCCGCCGCGACCGGGCCGCCGATGGCCCGGCGGGCCAGCGCCTCGACCTGCTCCCGGGACGGCGCCGGGTCGGCGAGCGACCCCTGCAGGACCAGGCCGCAGAACAGCGCCGCCAGCATCCGGCCGGTGAGCGGGTCGGTGCGCGAGGCGAAGATGTCGACGAGCGCGTCGTCCCAGTCCGCGCTCGCCGAGCGCAGGTGCGGGTGGTGCAGCGCCGCGACGTAGAGGTCGTACTCCGCGATCGTCGCCCGCCGGCTCGCGTCCAGCTGGCCCGCCACCAGGTCGGCCCACTCCGCGGCGAAGTCGGCGTCCCCGGGCAGGCCGATCACCCAGTCCCTGAGCTGCTCGACGTTGCGCCGCGACGCCTCCTGCAACGCGGCCTCGAGCAGATCCTCCAGCGTCGTGAAGTGATAGGTCGTCGACCCGACCGGGACCTCGGCGACCGCCGCGACGGCCCGGTGGGTCAGCCCCGGCAGGCCCTTGTCCGCGACGACCCGGATCGCCGCGTCGGCGATCCGGGCGCGACGCCCGGGATCGTTCGGCCCGCGCCTGCCCGGCCGCCCGGCCACCGCCATCTCCGCACCCCTTGCCCGTTTCGTGCCGACGTCGCGCGGTTCGCGCCGTTGCGTCACACAGCTCTTACACGGTGGCAGTGACGGGGAGCCCGCCCTGGTCCACCATCCGTGTACCTCTGTACACGAAAAATGTACAAATGTACTAAAACGCCCATATGGCCCGACCGAAGGAGACTCCCACATGAGCAGCCCGGAGCCGGGACCAGCCGCCTCGCCCACGCCGCGCTCGCCGGGAGCCGGCCCCGGCGGTACCCACGGCCCGGACGACTCGCTGGCCGAGTTCGGCTACCAGGCGACGCTCGAACGCAGCATCGGCAGGTTCGCCAGCTTCGCCGCGGGCGTCAGCTACATCTCCATCCTCACCGGGACCTTCCAGCTGTTCTACTTCGGGTTCGGCAGCGGCGGGCCCGCCTACTGGTGGTCCTGGCCCATGGTGTTCGCCGGCCAGCTGATGGTGGCGCTGTGCTTCGCCGAGCTCGCCGGGCGCTACCCGGTCGCCGGCTCGGTCTACAACTGGTCCAAGCAGCTGGCGCCGCAGGGCGTGTCCTGGCTGGCCGGCTGGATGATGTTCACCGCGTCGGTGGTGACGCTGGCCGCGGTCGCGCTGGCCATGCAGGTCACGCTGCCGCAGATCTGGTCCGGCTTCCAGCTCTGGGGCGACGGCACCGGGGACTACGACTTCGGGGTCAGCGCCGTGCTGTGGGGCGCGATCCTCATCCTGGGCACCACGCTGGTGAACGCGTTCGGCGTGAAGCTGATGTCGCGGATCAACTCCACCGGGGTGTTCATCGAGCTGATCGCCGCGATCGTCATCGTCGTCGTGCTGGCGGTGAACACGGTGAACCCGCCGACGGTGCTGTTCGAGACCGCGGGCTACGGGGCGGACGCGCCCGGCGGGTACGCTGGCGCGTTCCTGCTCGCCGCGATCGCCTCGGCCTACGTCATGTACGGCTTCGACACCGCGAGCTCGCTCGGCGAGGAGACGGTGGACCCGCGGCGCACCGCACCCACGGCGATCCTACGGGCCGTCGTCGCCTCGTTCGTGATCGGCGGCCTCATCCTGCTGTTCGGCATCCTCGCCGCCCGGGACCTGTCCGACCCGGCGCTCGGGGAGAGCTCCGGCGGCCTGCAGCTGATCATCCTGCAGGTGCTCGGCGGTCCGCTCGGCATCGTGTTCCTCGGGGCGATCGTCGTCGCCATCCTCGTCTGCTCGCTCGCCGTGCACACCGCGGCGATCCGGCTCATGTTCGCGATGGCCCGGGACAACGCCCTGCCCGGCGGTACCAGCCTGGCCCGCATCCACCCCCGGTTCCGGACGCCGGTGCTGCCCGCCGTGCTGATCGGCGCCGGCTCGGTGCTCATCCTGGTGCTCAACATCGGCACACCGGAGATCTTCACCGCGGTCACCAGCGTCGCGATCATCATGATCTACCTCGCCTACCTGCTGGTGACGGTGCCGATGCTGGTCCAGCGGCTGCGCGGCCGGTGGCCGGGGCCGGCGGCCGCGCACTCCGGGTACTTCTCGCTCGGCCGGCTCGGACTCCCGGTGAACGTGCTCGCCGTGCTCTGGGGCGCGGCGATGGCGGTCAACCTGGCCTGGCCGCGGGCCGACGTCTACGGCGAGGGCGTCCTGCGCTTCGTCGCGTTCCTGTTCATCGGCGCCGTCGCCGCGCTCGGCCTGCTCTGGTACGGCCTGCGGGGCCGGCACCGGATCGGGACGCTGCCCGAGCACGCCGCCCGGCTCGACCCGGCGGCCGGGCAGGGCTGACCCGTCCCCGGCCGGCTGGCAGGCTGACCGGGTGACGAACTGGACCAGTGACGAGTGCGCCGCC harbors:
- a CDS encoding haloacid dehalogenase-like hydrolase; this encodes MRPSTTTGPRGPRTGRHRTRGRRLAAAAVVAALATVPVACTNAPGSAPPPAGPAATAWGPELDAVVDAAGPGAYAVFDADNTLWANDLTEALLARLDQRRVLAFDRLDPVLQPIPIAGGESLYGYYLRICDTLGDDACYYWIAAAFSGVPIGTLRDEASAMIADGRPITVTYAEDGALVRDEVRPPVVLAEQRALLDRLRERGIAVRAVTAANEEIARAVLTDPEHGLGFAPADVYGVEFLVRDPQTGAVRNVHDAISDGSFGTPAYPAEVHDRSVITPLLVENPWYQGKQATIERHISAYRTPVLVAGDASSDWAMLFGVDTSTPTSGVRLWVDKGSPGPDALREEQRTRAEEQRDAGVPVDADRGWLVRTQEELRPG
- a CDS encoding TetR/AcrR family transcriptional regulator, with the protein product MAVAGRPGRRGPNDPGRRARIADAAIRVVADKGLPGLTHRAVAAVAEVPVGSTTYHFTTLEDLLEAALQEASRRNVEQLRDWVIGLPGDADFAAEWADLVAGQLDASRRATIAEYDLYVAALHHPHLRSASADWDDALVDIFASRTDPLTGRMLAALFCGLVLQGSLADPAPSREQVEALARRAIGGPVAAG
- a CDS encoding APC family permease, producing MSSPEPGPAASPTPRSPGAGPGGTHGPDDSLAEFGYQATLERSIGRFASFAAGVSYISILTGTFQLFYFGFGSGGPAYWWSWPMVFAGQLMVALCFAELAGRYPVAGSVYNWSKQLAPQGVSWLAGWMMFTASVVTLAAVALAMQVTLPQIWSGFQLWGDGTGDYDFGVSAVLWGAILILGTTLVNAFGVKLMSRINSTGVFIELIAAIVIVVVLAVNTVNPPTVLFETAGYGADAPGGYAGAFLLAAIASAYVMYGFDTASSLGEETVDPRRTAPTAILRAVVASFVIGGLILLFGILAARDLSDPALGESSGGLQLIILQVLGGPLGIVFLGAIVVAILVCSLAVHTAAIRLMFAMARDNALPGGTSLARIHPRFRTPVLPAVLIGAGSVLILVLNIGTPEIFTAVTSVAIIMIYLAYLLVTVPMLVQRLRGRWPGPAAAHSGYFSLGRLGLPVNVLAVLWGAAMAVNLAWPRADVYGEGVLRFVAFLFIGAVAALGLLWYGLRGRHRIGTLPEHAARLDPAAGQG